Proteins found in one Triticum aestivum cultivar Chinese Spring chromosome 4D, IWGSC CS RefSeq v2.1, whole genome shotgun sequence genomic segment:
- the LOC123100299 gene encoding uncharacterized protein yields the protein MVGRKPMRRRRADHPPPPPPQSFGATARATSPRSSTSASAVADLDELLYTPSASEPRSFPHAVKQQCWEKAEKVPGRDPERWRRDALGNIVFRKLVGCPGCLCHDYDHIVPYSKGGKSTLENCQVLQATVNRSKGNNTEISKSELAQRSAYCRVSGRDMDLFELSAFGNVRRGPDSGGCKIQ from the exons ATGGTGGGCCGGAAGCCGATGCGCCGGCGCCGCGCCGAccacccgcctccgccgccgccgcagtcctTCGGTGCCACGGCCCGGGCGACCTCCCCCCgctcctccacctccgcctccgccgtcgccgaccTGGACGAGCTGCTCTACACGCCGTCCGCGTCGGAGCCCCGGAGCTTCCCGCACGCGGTGAAGCAGCAGTGCTGGGAGAAGGCCGAGAAGGTGCCTGGGCGCGACCCGGAGAGGTGGCGCCGCGACGCGCTCGGCAACATCGTCTTCCGCAAGCTCGTCGGCTGCCCCGGCTGCCTCTGCCACGACTACGACCACATCGTGCCCTATTCCAAG GGCGGGAAGAGCACATTGGAGAACTGCCAGGTTTTGCAG GCTACTGTGAATCGATCTAAAGGGAACAATACTGAGATATCCAAATCTGAACTAGCACAGAGAAGCGCATATTGTCGGGTTTCAG GACGTGATATGGATCTTTTTGAACTCTCTGCCTTTGGGAATGTTCGACGAGGGCCAGATTCAGGGGGCTGCAAAATCCAATGA